A genomic segment from Gammaproteobacteria bacterium encodes:
- a CDS encoding aminopeptidase codes for MFTLRLTATLLITALLSGCASVQYYSQGVKGHLEVWWPKKPIDDVIHDQSQPEDFRQRLALMLKARKFASNELALPDNKSYTTYTDLGRPYVVWNVFAAGEFSLEPKSWCYLMVGCLNYRGYFDATEAKLTADSLAQQGYDVSVEGVSAYSTLGWFNDPLLNTMLQWSDNRRIELIFHELAHQVVYLSSETDFNESMATAVARLGMVRWYQTQHPDKLNEYFDLTRQHAEFRQLLLETSQQLRQIYSSNQTTETKRHDKAQVFADLQQKYSQTKQHWPRPNAFDSWFARPLNNAHITASMTYLQQTPAFYALYLDSQKDWPTFLNSIKKLGKLPRQQREETVKQLLQRNITLQQASTT; via the coding sequence TTGTTTACACTTCGCTTGACAGCAACGCTATTAATCACCGCACTGCTATCCGGTTGCGCCTCAGTCCAATATTACTCTCAGGGAGTAAAAGGTCATTTAGAAGTTTGGTGGCCTAAAAAACCGATTGATGATGTGATTCATGACCAATCTCAACCCGAGGATTTTAGACAGCGCCTGGCGTTAATGCTCAAAGCTCGTAAATTCGCCAGTAACGAACTTGCGCTTCCAGACAACAAAAGCTACACAACCTATACCGACCTTGGTCGCCCCTATGTGGTCTGGAATGTATTCGCGGCAGGCGAGTTTTCGCTGGAACCCAAATCCTGGTGTTATTTGATGGTAGGCTGCCTGAATTATCGTGGCTATTTCGACGCCACCGAAGCGAAACTCACGGCTGACAGCTTGGCGCAGCAAGGTTATGACGTTAGCGTAGAAGGCGTAAGCGCCTATTCCACTTTGGGCTGGTTTAATGACCCACTACTGAACACGATGTTGCAGTGGTCTGACAATCGTCGCATTGAATTGATTTTTCATGAACTGGCGCATCAGGTCGTCTACTTGTCCAGCGAAACTGACTTTAATGAAAGCATGGCCACCGCCGTGGCTCGCCTTGGAATGGTGCGCTGGTATCAAACCCAGCATCCCGACAAACTTAATGAGTACTTTGACTTAACCCGGCAACACGCCGAATTCCGTCAACTGTTACTGGAAACATCGCAACAGCTTCGCCAGATCTACTCGTCCAATCAAACGACCGAGACAAAGCGCCATGACAAGGCACAAGTATTTGCCGACCTGCAGCAGAAATATAGCCAAACGAAACAACACTGGCCCAGGCCAAATGCCTTCGACAGTTGGTTTGCGCGCCCACTAAATAACGCCCACATAACCGCGAGCATGACGTATTTGCAGCAGACACCCGCGTTTTATGCCTTGTATCTTGATTCACAGAAAGACTGGCCAACATTCCTGAATAGCATAAAAAAGCTAGGAAAGTTGCCGCGTCAGCAGCGTGAGGAAACGGTCAAACAATTGCTGCAACGCAACATCACCTTGCAGCAAGCTTCGACTACTTGA
- a CDS encoding multifunctional CCA addition/repair protein, with the protein MKIYLVGGAVRDRLLSRQVSERDWVVIGATPEQMLALNYRQVGKDFPVFLHPETSEEYALARAERKIGPGYTGFAVDATPQVSLEEDLRRRDLTINAMAEDEAGNITDPYGGMQDLNARILRHVSEAFVEDPLRVLRVARFAARYATLGFCVAEQTMDLMRQISAGGELATIAPERIWVETQKTLQEETPSVYFEVLRQCGALQQLFPELAALWGVPQRKDYHPEVDTGIHTMLVVDAAAKISSDVGVRLAALLHDLGKAKTPAEILPSHHGHEVAGVPLIRKLCDRVRVPTQMKELAMLVGEYHTHAHRALELKPVTAWKLLEKLDVMRRPERVEQFLMACLADCRGRPGYENEQYLQADYLRELANACRSVSTTEFLTQGLTGKAVGAALLQRRLERIAEIKHDFTPNNKPFDNS; encoded by the coding sequence ATGAAAATTTATTTGGTAGGTGGAGCCGTTCGCGATCGCCTGCTGAGCCGACAGGTGAGCGAGCGTGATTGGGTTGTCATCGGAGCAACACCTGAACAAATGTTAGCACTGAATTATCGACAAGTCGGTAAGGACTTTCCGGTGTTTTTGCATCCTGAGACGTCCGAAGAATATGCTTTGGCCAGGGCGGAAAGAAAAATCGGACCAGGCTATACAGGATTTGCTGTTGATGCGACACCGCAGGTGAGTTTGGAAGAAGATTTGCGCCGCCGCGATCTAACCATTAATGCGATGGCTGAGGATGAAGCGGGAAATATTACTGATCCCTATGGCGGCATGCAGGACTTAAACGCACGAATACTGCGACACGTGTCAGAGGCGTTTGTTGAAGATCCATTGCGGGTGTTGCGAGTTGCGCGTTTTGCGGCACGATATGCGACCTTGGGTTTTTGCGTTGCCGAACAGACCATGGATCTGATGCGACAAATAAGTGCTGGCGGAGAGCTGGCGACTATCGCACCAGAGCGAATTTGGGTTGAAACACAAAAAACGCTGCAGGAAGAAACGCCTTCGGTATATTTTGAAGTGCTGCGGCAATGTGGTGCGCTGCAACAGCTGTTCCCTGAGCTGGCTGCATTGTGGGGCGTGCCACAACGAAAAGATTATCACCCTGAAGTCGATACCGGAATACACACGATGTTGGTGGTTGATGCCGCAGCAAAGATATCATCCGATGTTGGGGTCAGACTGGCTGCGCTGTTGCATGATCTTGGCAAGGCGAAAACGCCCGCAGAAATATTGCCATCACATCATGGGCATGAAGTTGCCGGTGTGCCACTTATCAGAAAACTATGCGACCGAGTTCGTGTCCCTACCCAAATGAAAGAATTGGCAATGCTTGTGGGCGAATATCATACCCATGCGCATCGAGCATTGGAACTTAAGCCTGTGACTGCCTGGAAATTGTTGGAAAAGCTGGATGTCATGCGCAGGCCAGAGCGAGTAGAGCAGTTTTTGATGGCCTGCTTGGCGGATTGTCGCGGCCGGCCTGGATATGAAAATGAGCAGTACCTGCAGGCAGACTATCTACGCGAGCTGGCAAATGCATGCAGGAGCGTCTCAACGACAGAATTCTTGACTCAGGGGTTAACGGGTAAAGCGGTTGGTGCAGCGCTCTTGCAGCGTAGACTGGAGCGGATTGCGGAGATAAAACACGATTTTACCCCAAATAATAAGCCGTTTGATAATAGTTGA
- a CDS encoding molybdopterin-dependent oxidoreductase: MKSVTVNRRNFLKMLGWGGAGTALTGCDLPTTVTLEEGKEEVVSYFMPEEYAIPGIGVWYATTCTQCEAACGLHGRVREGRVLKLEGNPESSVNQGRACMMGQAGLQAHYNPDRVTSPMLRKGGSLQAVSWNEAMAELGNRLKSVTGDRFALVTGTVSGHQSVLTAALMSEMGSSNHFAHETINTAVWQQVCQDMLGDAHARLRMDKAQCVLSFGADFLGTWMSPVHMAGEYAKFRSGQRGTLIQVEPKMTLTGGNADLWVAAKPGTEGVLALGIANFIVDRGWNKAEVPAAVRASLATYTLPRVQEITGVEPAKIKRIASLLSERAPSLVLAGESATGYEHGYDTAASAMLLNIILGSVGTTVVGSTAFPEKGMRANAGNTSSLVKFANGLQNKAYDVVVFANTNPAFTAPAALKLREGLAGVGFKVAITMFPDETSMEADLVLPLSSSLEDWGTHVSAYQGADKALMSVQQPLMEPLHKDTRGFGDILLGMLKARGEKYAQFADYYAFLQASLKNMPAGVTSISNEAAWNALFQKGVIEAAGSAGSLSPRIASVKAGKVEESKDYPMHLVPSARLGLWDGRHANLPWLQEAPDQIAKVVWDSWAEMHPKTAAKLGVKNGDFVNITSASGAVKTQVYVHKGVHPEAIAVPMGQGHSAYGRYAKGRGVNPLSILNPLVDATTGELATHATRVKVAKAHEHQVLVKMGSSETQLGRSLVRTVSADVLRRTEGEA, from the coding sequence ATGAAAAGTGTAACGGTAAATCGTCGTAACTTTCTCAAGATGCTCGGTTGGGGTGGTGCTGGTACTGCGTTGACCGGCTGTGACCTGCCTACAACCGTGACTTTGGAGGAAGGCAAGGAAGAAGTTGTTTCCTATTTTATGCCGGAGGAATATGCGATCCCCGGTATTGGTGTGTGGTATGCGACAACCTGTACGCAATGTGAAGCTGCGTGTGGTTTGCATGGTCGCGTGCGTGAAGGGCGCGTGCTGAAACTGGAAGGAAATCCTGAATCCAGTGTAAATCAGGGTCGCGCATGTATGATGGGCCAAGCAGGTTTGCAGGCTCACTACAATCCTGATCGCGTAACTTCGCCCATGCTGCGCAAAGGTGGTAGTTTGCAGGCAGTGTCCTGGAACGAGGCCATGGCGGAGCTGGGTAATCGTTTGAAGTCGGTTACCGGTGATCGTTTTGCGCTGGTGACTGGCACGGTGAGTGGTCATCAATCTGTTTTGACCGCGGCGCTGATGAGTGAAATGGGTTCGTCCAACCATTTTGCGCACGAAACAATTAATACTGCAGTGTGGCAGCAGGTTTGTCAGGACATGCTCGGTGACGCGCATGCGCGTTTGCGTATGGACAAGGCGCAGTGCGTGTTGTCGTTTGGTGCAGATTTCCTGGGTACCTGGATGTCACCTGTGCACATGGCCGGTGAATATGCCAAGTTCCGTTCAGGTCAGCGTGGTACGTTGATTCAGGTGGAGCCAAAAATGACCCTGACCGGCGGTAACGCTGATCTGTGGGTTGCTGCCAAACCTGGTACTGAAGGTGTGCTGGCGCTGGGTATTGCTAACTTTATCGTTGATCGTGGCTGGAATAAGGCGGAAGTGCCTGCCGCTGTTCGCGCTTCGTTGGCGACATACACACTGCCTCGCGTGCAAGAAATTACGGGCGTTGAACCTGCCAAGATCAAGCGCATTGCCAGTTTGCTGTCCGAGCGGGCGCCAAGTCTGGTGCTGGCTGGCGAGTCTGCCACAGGCTATGAGCACGGTTACGACACTGCTGCGTCTGCGATGTTGCTCAATATTATTTTGGGTAGCGTTGGGACGACTGTTGTGGGTAGCACAGCGTTCCCAGAAAAAGGCATGCGAGCCAATGCGGGTAACACTTCAAGCCTGGTTAAATTCGCTAACGGCTTGCAAAACAAGGCGTACGATGTGGTGGTGTTTGCCAACACCAATCCAGCCTTTACCGCGCCGGCGGCACTGAAGCTCAGAGAAGGTTTGGCGGGCGTTGGCTTTAAAGTTGCCATCACCATGTTCCCTGATGAAACCAGTATGGAAGCAGATCTGGTACTGCCACTTTCTTCTTCACTGGAAGACTGGGGTACGCATGTGTCTGCTTACCAAGGCGCAGACAAGGCATTGATGAGCGTTCAACAGCCATTGATGGAACCGCTGCACAAAGATACTCGCGGGTTTGGCGATATTCTGCTGGGTATGCTCAAGGCGCGTGGCGAGAAGTACGCACAGTTTGCAGACTACTACGCATTCTTGCAGGCTTCACTGAAGAACATGCCAGCGGGCGTGACTTCTATCAGCAATGAAGCTGCTTGGAATGCGCTGTTCCAGAAGGGTGTAATTGAAGCCGCTGGCTCTGCCGGTTCACTGTCACCTCGCATTGCGTCGGTTAAAGCGGGCAAAGTTGAAGAATCCAAAGACTATCCAATGCACTTGGTGCCATCTGCGCGTCTGGGATTGTGGGACGGTCGTCATGCGAATCTGCCTTGGTTGCAAGAAGCTCCAGATCAAATTGCCAAGGTTGTGTGGGACTCTTGGGCAGAAATGCATCCCAAAACCGCAGCGAAGCTTGGCGTTAAGAATGGTGATTTTGTGAATATCACCTCTGCTAGCGGTGCAGTTAAGACGCAAGTTTATGTGCATAAAGGCGTGCATCCAGAGGCGATCGCTGTGCCAATGGGCCAGGGGCACTCTGCCTATGGTCGCTACGCGAAAGGTCGTGGCGTGAATCCGTTGAGCATCCTGAATCCTCTGGTGGATGCAACCACGGGTGAGTTGGCGACCCATGCGACGCGCGTAAAAGTGGCTAAAGCGCATGAGCATCAAGTGCTGGTCAAGATGGGATCATCTGAAACGCAATTGGGACGCTCATTAGTTCGTACCGTTTCTGCTGATGTGCTGCGTCGTACTGAAGGGGAGGCTTAA
- the nrfD gene encoding polysulfide reductase NrfD produces the protein MAQVIQDKIIDENLNWSQINHDLIRTMQAPRKAYWVAFAVCVAMILCAVAAEIYQYKMGMGAGGLNNPHMWDMYIATFVFWIGMSHAGTLLSAILHIIHAQWRKPIYRFAEAMTTFSLMTAGFFPMIHLGRVWNLYWVLPYVSDRGIWPNFRSPLVWDAFAISTYLSASALFLVIGMIPDMAVLRDHTKGWRKKAYGLLALGWRGDDRQWRNFRKTYMLMACFLIPLAISVHSIVSSDFAMSIMPGWHVTTFPPYFVAGALYSGCAAIMTLFVCLRYFFHWEEYMTLNIMEKTAKLTFAIAMVWNYLLFVEFASVWYGHSVYDKELLIAKFVGPYAPVFWTMLFCATIAPFALCFQKLRRHMPTMFVLSLVLQLGMYTERWMIVAPTLAYAHSPHQWDIMWAGVIQWGIVFGSFGWFALLFLVFVKVFPAMSAYEVKELCFHLKHEHEHDAHTSSEAGHAHGAKTVTGRPGLEGA, from the coding sequence ATGGCTCAAGTTATTCAAGACAAGATCATCGACGAGAACCTGAATTGGTCGCAAATCAACCATGATTTGATTCGCACCATGCAGGCACCGCGCAAGGCATACTGGGTTGCCTTCGCAGTGTGTGTGGCGATGATTTTGTGTGCAGTAGCTGCAGAAATTTACCAGTACAAAATGGGTATGGGTGCAGGTGGCTTGAACAATCCTCACATGTGGGATATGTACATTGCTACTTTCGTATTCTGGATCGGTATGTCGCACGCGGGTACGTTATTGTCCGCGATTCTGCATATCATTCATGCCCAGTGGCGTAAGCCGATTTACCGCTTTGCTGAGGCGATGACAACGTTCTCGCTGATGACTGCCGGTTTCTTCCCCATGATCCACTTGGGGCGCGTGTGGAACCTGTACTGGGTACTGCCGTATGTGTCAGATCGTGGTATTTGGCCGAACTTCCGCTCACCACTGGTGTGGGATGCGTTTGCGATCTCCACTTACCTGTCTGCATCGGCGCTGTTCCTGGTTATCGGTATGATTCCCGATATGGCGGTTCTGCGTGACCACACCAAGGGCTGGCGCAAAAAGGCTTATGGTCTGCTGGCGCTGGGTTGGAGAGGTGACGACCGTCAGTGGCGTAACTTCCGCAAGACATACATGTTGATGGCGTGCTTCCTGATCCCGTTGGCGATCTCGGTTCACTCTATCGTATCGTCTGACTTTGCGATGTCCATCATGCCTGGCTGGCACGTAACGACCTTCCCGCCCTACTTCGTAGCGGGTGCGTTGTACTCGGGCTGTGCGGCGATCATGACTCTGTTCGTGTGCTTGCGTTACTTCTTCCATTGGGAAGAGTACATGACGCTGAACATCATGGAAAAAACCGCCAAGCTGACTTTCGCCATTGCGATGGTATGGAACTACCTGTTGTTCGTTGAGTTCGCTTCTGTTTGGTACGGCCACAGCGTGTACGACAAGGAACTGCTGATTGCCAAGTTTGTCGGGCCGTATGCACCGGTATTCTGGACGATGCTGTTCTGTGCCACGATTGCACCGTTTGCACTCTGTTTCCAGAAGCTAAGACGCCACATGCCGACGATGTTCGTGTTGTCGCTGGTTCTGCAGTTGGGTATGTACACTGAACGCTGGATGATTGTTGCGCCGACTCTGGCATATGCACATTCACCGCATCAGTGGGACATCATGTGGGCTGGCGTTATCCAATGGGGTATCGTGTTTGGTAGCTTTGGATGGTTTGCATTGCTATTCCTGGTTTTCGTGAAGGTGTTCCCTGCAATGTCTGCTTATGAGGTTAAAGAATTATGCTTCCACCTCAAGCATGAACATGAGCACGACGCGCATACGTCAAGTGAGGCTGGACATGCTCATGGCGCGAAAACGGTGACCGGCAGACCAGGATTGGAGGGCGCATAA
- a CDS encoding DUF3341 domain-containing protein: MSKTRLLAMFSGFDDAVKTIEDIKSKKLAGVAVDDITVMSPIEHPNIDEILGKRPVNIQVFTFLGAVFGVTFGFFFLSAAQASFLVQPQGGKAVIAFPSNFVLMYEMLIFFGVWTTVFAFLWMSGLFRKRGNLYSEKLTVDQVGIVVEVDEHQLNNARAFFNGNKALEIREEKVS, translated from the coding sequence ATGAGTAAAACTCGTTTGTTGGCAATGTTTAGTGGCTTCGATGATGCGGTAAAAACCATTGAAGACATTAAAAGCAAAAAACTAGCAGGCGTGGCTGTGGACGACATCACTGTGATGTCGCCCATTGAACACCCGAATATCGACGAAATTTTGGGGAAGCGCCCGGTAAACATTCAGGTGTTTACCTTCTTGGGGGCAGTGTTTGGCGTAACGTTTGGCTTTTTCTTCCTTTCGGCAGCGCAAGCCAGTTTCCTGGTGCAGCCACAAGGTGGTAAAGCGGTTATTGCCTTCCCCAGTAATTTTGTACTGATGTATGAAATGCTGATTTTCTTTGGTGTGTGGACGACGGTATTCGCGTTCTTGTGGATGTCTGGCTTGTTCCGCAAGCGTGGAAATTTGTACAGTGAAAAGCTGACCGTTGATCAAGTAGGCATTGTTGTCGAAGTTGACGAACATCAGTTGAATAACGCCCGGGCATTTTTTAACGGCAATAAAGCGTTGGAAATCCGGGAAGAGAAGGTGTCATGA
- a CDS encoding cytochrome c, whose amino-acid sequence MKLKKLAIIGAVALLPTTVMAWPWSTDMMNQPSIKPQEGAPAPFAKRSVPVSGIPTTYKNREETRDLKNPFPPTAESIKTGRNLFKIYCAACHGLTGRADSPVTPKIGAIPLHEEYAQSLTEGWMWGTITFGSYVMPAYGKPGEGGGSNDLSPEERWHVVNYMRHQLIKDGAVKAAGAH is encoded by the coding sequence ATGAAGCTTAAAAAACTAGCAATCATCGGCGCGGTGGCCCTGTTACCAACCACGGTCATGGCATGGCCTTGGTCGACGGATATGATGAATCAGCCGAGCATCAAACCTCAGGAAGGCGCACCTGCGCCTTTTGCGAAGCGTTCGGTGCCGGTCAGCGGCATACCAACAACCTACAAGAATCGGGAAGAGACAAGGGATTTAAAAAATCCGTTCCCACCAACTGCGGAGTCCATCAAGACCGGGCGCAATCTGTTCAAGATTTATTGCGCGGCCTGTCATGGTTTGACTGGAAGAGCAGATTCACCAGTGACGCCAAAGATTGGCGCAATTCCTTTGCATGAGGAATATGCACAATCGTTGACCGAAGGGTGGATGTGGGGAACGATCACGTTCGGCAGCTATGTGATGCCAGCTTATGGCAAACCTGGCGAAGGTGGTGGTTCAAACGACTTGTCTCCGGAAGAACGTTGGCACGTAGTGAACTACATGCGTCACCAGTTGATTAAAGACGGCGCTGTCAAGGCAGCGGGCGCGCACTAA
- a CDS encoding chemotaxis protein CheW, whose protein sequence is MRVEKLASEDRIDVLIFRVDGRLLCLSAHFVNRIIPLVHIEPIRNSANFVVGKTIINAEPIEVFDLTERLGKRRKYGYAMDASLLLLNNSGAKKAFVVDSIEDVVSISCSSKTDVVHPVVLEKYGQVLMISDLEVVVDYAQCGMETDLVINLGNE, encoded by the coding sequence GTGCGGGTGGAAAAGTTGGCATCTGAAGATCGAATTGACGTGCTGATTTTTCGTGTCGATGGGCGCCTACTTTGCCTGTCAGCACATTTTGTAAATCGCATAATTCCACTGGTACATATTGAACCGATAAGGAATTCAGCCAATTTTGTCGTTGGCAAAACCATAATTAATGCAGAACCCATCGAAGTCTTTGATTTGACCGAGAGACTGGGGAAGCGTCGGAAGTATGGATATGCCATGGATGCATCTTTGTTACTTCTAAATAATTCAGGGGCAAAAAAGGCATTTGTTGTGGATTCTATAGAGGATGTTGTCAGTATATCCTGCTCATCAAAAACAGATGTGGTTCACCCTGTTGTATTGGAAAAATATGGTCAAGTCCTCATGATCAGTGACTTGGAGGTGGTCGTGGACTATGCTCAATGTGGAATGGAAACCGATCTAGTAATTAACCTGGGGAATGAATGA
- a CDS encoding 4Fe-4S dicluster domain-containing protein, whose protein sequence is MSFKNIMENFSAYRKAAEDGGHHKYEHRWAMAIDLNLCTGCNACSTACYAENNLAVVGKERFEKGQAMHWMRIERYWEDKDADRDHPENGAQFLPMLCQQCNAATCEPVCPVAATYHTPDGLNAQVYNRCIGSRYCSNNCPFRVRYFNFWSYYESSWPEPLNQQLNPDLTVRDKGVMEKCTFCIQRIRGAKDQAQRESRPVQDGDFVTACAQTCPTGAIVFGDTQDPNSKVSKLWAKHEVARGPYTQKKPKSNGELRGYRVFEELNVDPSIMYLERVRETEV, encoded by the coding sequence ATGTCCTTTAAGAACATCATGGAGAATTTTTCCGCCTACCGTAAGGCGGCGGAAGATGGTGGTCATCACAAGTATGAACATCGCTGGGCGATGGCGATTGACCTGAATCTGTGTACTGGCTGTAACGCTTGTTCCACTGCTTGTTATGCAGAAAACAACCTGGCGGTTGTTGGTAAGGAGCGTTTCGAAAAAGGCCAGGCCATGCACTGGATGCGCATTGAGCGCTACTGGGAAGACAAGGATGCAGATCGTGATCATCCAGAAAATGGCGCGCAATTCTTGCCGATGCTGTGTCAACAGTGTAACGCTGCAACGTGTGAACCAGTCTGTCCTGTAGCGGCAACGTATCACACGCCGGATGGTTTGAATGCGCAGGTTTACAACCGTTGTATCGGTTCTCGTTACTGCAGCAACAACTGTCCGTTCCGTGTTCGTTACTTCAACTTCTGGTCGTACTATGAGTCTTCATGGCCAGAACCGTTGAATCAACAGCTGAACCCAGATTTGACCGTTCGCGATAAAGGCGTAATGGAGAAGTGTACATTCTGTATTCAGCGTATTCGTGGCGCCAAAGATCAGGCTCAACGCGAGAGTCGTCCAGTACAGGACGGTGACTTTGTTACCGCGTGCGCACAGACATGTCCAACAGGTGCGATCGTGTTTGGTGATACTCAAGATCCAAACAGCAAGGTCAGCAAGTTGTGGGCGAAGCATGAAGTGGCGCGTGGTCCTTATACGCAGAAGAAACCAAAGTCCAACGGTGAACTTCGTGGATACCGTGTGTTTGAAGAATTGAACGTTGATCCTTCAATCATGTATCTCGAGCGTGTACGTGAGACGGAAGTTTAA
- a CDS encoding ClpXP protease specificity-enhancing factor, with product MVDKPGMTSSRPYLLRGLNDWIVDNQMTPHLVCDASAEGAVLPMQFVENGKIVLNISPSAVRDLTISNDWISFGARFSGTAMNVLVPVMGVMAIYARENGQGMVFVDEDPGSPPTSPSPDQESKPNRPQLKLVK from the coding sequence ATGGTTGATAAGCCTGGAATGACATCGAGTCGGCCTTATTTGTTGCGTGGGCTGAATGACTGGATTGTCGATAATCAGATGACACCTCATCTTGTTTGTGATGCCAGTGCCGAAGGTGCGGTATTGCCGATGCAGTTCGTTGAAAACGGCAAAATTGTGCTCAATATCAGCCCGTCAGCGGTGCGGGATCTGACCATCAGCAACGACTGGATCTCGTTTGGTGCCCGTTTTTCGGGGACGGCAATGAATGTGCTGGTGCCGGTGATGGGGGTGATGGCGATTTATGCACGGGAAAATGGTCAAGGCATGGTCTTTGTAGATGAAGACCCAGGCAGCCCGCCTACTTCCCCCTCCCCGGACCAAGAGTCCAAGCCCAACCGGCCTCAGTTAAAACTAGTCAAGTAG
- a CDS encoding glutathione S-transferase N-terminal domain-containing protein — MGAVANKRSVMTLFSGHSDPYSHRSRIVLAEKNVTYDVVLVEPGQLPEDLIDLNPYNSVPTLLDRDLVLYNSRVVMEYLDERFPHPPLMPVDPVARARTRLMLHRIDADWYGQVKAIESSDEKKREAGRKELRDSIVSVAPVFEAKPFFMSEEFSLVDCSVAPILWRLNSYGIELPAQAASVKEYMRRLFDRPAFHESLTAAEKEFNR, encoded by the coding sequence ATGGGTGCAGTGGCTAACAAACGCTCGGTAATGACTTTGTTTTCCGGGCATTCTGATCCATACAGTCATCGGTCGCGTATTGTTCTGGCAGAAAAGAATGTGACCTACGATGTAGTATTGGTGGAGCCTGGCCAGTTGCCTGAGGATTTGATTGATCTCAATCCCTATAATTCCGTCCCTACCTTGCTTGACCGGGATTTGGTGCTATACAACTCTCGTGTGGTAATGGAATACCTGGATGAAAGATTTCCTCATCCGCCATTAATGCCGGTCGATCCCGTTGCCCGGGCGCGTACGCGTCTGATGCTGCATCGAATTGATGCGGATTGGTATGGACAGGTAAAGGCCATCGAAAGCTCTGACGAGAAGAAGCGGGAAGCCGGACGGAAAGAGTTGCGTGATTCGATTGTGTCTGTTGCTCCGGTCTTTGAGGCCAAGCCATTCTTCATGAGTGAAGAGTTTTCGCTGGTGGATTGCAGCGTGGCACCGATTTTGTGGCGACTCAACAGTTATGGTATTGAATTGCCTGCCCAGGCGGCTTCGGTAAAAGAATATATGCGACGTTTGTTTGATCGTCCTGCGTTCCACGAGAGTCTGACTGCGGCGGAAAAAGAGTTCAACAGATAA
- a CDS encoding chemotaxis protein CheW has translation MGGQRKKVMEMICSRAYSYMPSEESDVIELRSRLERVESVVKTDIFPEIQDEDHIFFYLDEGLFALHCKLVEKIVEFKHIFKVPFSPDFVAGVINYHGELVTVLDLVELWRHEKGVMEPNLVIVLKSGERMLAFCADKVVNGKVYVAGFNKEVGEKKGDIFVDTSIFFGKDKVVHVNADLLFEDGALEGLIKE, from the coding sequence ATGGGCGGGCAGCGAAAAAAAGTGATGGAAATGATTTGTAGTCGTGCTTACAGCTATATGCCATCTGAGGAATCTGATGTTATTGAGTTGCGCTCAAGGCTGGAACGTGTGGAATCAGTGGTAAAGACAGATATTTTCCCGGAAATTCAGGATGAGGATCATATATTCTTTTATTTGGACGAAGGACTATTTGCATTACATTGTAAGCTGGTAGAGAAGATTGTAGAGTTTAAGCATATTTTTAAGGTGCCATTTTCGCCTGACTTTGTCGCTGGCGTTATTAATTATCATGGAGAGTTGGTTACAGTACTTGATTTAGTTGAGTTATGGCGACATGAGAAGGGTGTAATGGAGCCAAATCTCGTTATAGTCCTAAAGTCCGGTGAGCGAATGCTGGCGTTTTGCGCTGACAAAGTGGTAAACGGAAAAGTCTATGTTGCAGGCTTCAATAAGGAAGTTGGAGAAAAAAAAGGTGATATTTTTGTCGATACGAGCATTTTTTTTGGAAAAGACAAGGTTGTTCATGTGAATGCGGATCTTCTTTTTGAAGATGGTGCGCTAGAAGGGCTAATAAAGGAGTAG